The sequence below is a genomic window from Roseofilum casamattae BLCC-M143.
ATCAGCACCCGGAATGTCCGTCCCAGACCGTACTTGCTTTGTCCGTATTGACGAGGGTGATGGCGCACTGGAATCTCTGTAATTCTTGCCCCTTCAATAAAGGCCAGAGCCGGTAAAAAGCGGTGTAGTTCTCCATACAAGTTCATATCCGCCACTACCTCGGCGCGATAGGCTTTCAGAGAACATCCATAGTCGTGTAATTGCACTCCCGTTACTTTACCAATCAACCAATTGGCAATTTTAGAGGGTAAAAGCCGAGTGACGGCATCATCTTGTCGCTGTTTTCGCCAGCCGCTGACTAAGTCATATCCTTGTTCTAATGTCTCTAACAGTAAGGGGATATCAGCCGGGTCATTTTGTAAATCAGCATCTAAGGTAATTAAGACATTTCCGGCTGCATATTTGAACCCGGCAGCCATGGCTGGAGTTTGGCCGTAGTTGCGACGCAGAATGACTCCTTTCAAGTGTGGGGTTTGGGTTGCCAGTTCCGTTAGTAATTGGGTCGAGCCATCGGTTGACCCGTCATCAACGCAGATAAGTTCGTAGTTTTTTTCCGTTTCCTGAAGACTTTTGGCGATCGCCTCGACCAGAATAGGCAAGCTTTCTACTTCATTATAAATAGGAACGATAATCGAGATTTCCGGTCGGGTAGAAATATCGACAGGTGGGGTTACAGGCAAAGAAGGTTTCATAGATTGAGGGAGTAACGATCGGAACAATTCCAGAATGGCACGATCGCAGCAGCGATACCGTTTTTTGACAATAAAAATACTACAAATGGAGAAAATAAATGAGTCATTTACCTTATTTAAACCATGGGAATATGTCTGGGGTGACTCGAGAGGCGATCGCACCAAGTTTGCACTGCAGGATATCCCGAAAGATCGAATCCTCCTTCATCGGCCACATGAGTATAAGCATATAAGGAAATATCGGCAATTGTTATTGATTCATTCACCAGATAATTGCGATCGGTTAAATGCTCCTCCATCACCCTCAGCGCTCGATATCCCTCTACTTGCTTCGCCTCGTATTCGGCCCGTCGCTCCTCTGGCAATCCCAAATATTTGGCAATAAATCGAGCCACTGCAATATATGGCTCGTGGCTGTACTGTTCAAAAAACTGCCATTTCAGCACGTTAGCGCGCAGCCACGCATCCTTGGGTAAGTAGTCCGTGCCATCAGCCAAATAGTTAAGAATGGCATTCGACTCCGACAAACATTGCCCAGAAGGCACCTCCAACAGGGGAATTTTCCCATTGGGATTTTTGCTGAGGAAGGCTTCAGTTCGAGTTTCGCCTTGCAAGATATCGATCGCAATCCACTCATGAGCCAGTCCTAAATGGTTCATCAGCAGTTTCACCTTATAGCAGTTGCCCGATGCCAGATCGCCATAGACTCGATAGATCAACAGTTCCTCCAGTTATTCACCTTATTTCTTCTCCTACTGGCAATTATCTGTGAATCTCCTCCATTCTCCAATTGAAATAAAATGATAAGATTTGTAAC
It includes:
- a CDS encoding glycosyltransferase family 2 protein, translated to MKPSLPVTPPVDISTRPEISIIVPIYNEVESLPILVEAIAKSLQETEKNYELICVDDGSTDGSTQLLTELATQTPHLKGVILRRNYGQTPAMAAGFKYAAGNVLITLDADLQNDPADIPLLLETLEQGYDLVSGWRKQRQDDAVTRLLPSKIANWLIGKVTGVQLHDYGCSLKAYRAEVVADMNLYGELHRFLPALAFIEGARITEIPVRHHPRQYGQSKYGLGRTFRVLMDLLTVWFMKKFLTRPMHIFGSMGLLSMTVGLALGMYLTLLKFAFGEDIGGRPLLILAVVLLLTGVQLFCFGLLGELMMRTYHESQDRPIYRVRAIVSQ
- a CDS encoding glutathione S-transferase family protein gives rise to the protein MYRVYGDLASGNCYKVKLLMNHLGLAHEWIAIDILQGETRTEAFLSKNPNGKIPLLEVPSGQCLSESNAILNYLADGTDYLPKDAWLRANVLKWQFFEQYSHEPYIAVARFIAKYLGLPEERRAEYEAKQVEGYRALRVMEEHLTDRNYLVNESITIADISLYAYTHVADEGGFDLSGYPAVQTWCDRLSSHPRHIPMV